The following proteins are encoded in a genomic region of Neovison vison isolate M4711 chromosome 12, ASM_NN_V1, whole genome shotgun sequence:
- the CERK gene encoding ceramide kinase yields the protein MGAAEPLRSVLWVKRQRCAVSLDPARALLRWWRCPGPGVGAPGADACCVPISEIITVEETDTHGKRYSSGKWQKMEKPFAFTVHCVKRARRRRWKWAQVTFCCAEEPLCHLWLRVLQELLGGLTSRPKHLLVFINPFGGKGQGKRIYERKVAPLFTLASITTEIIVTEHANQAKEMLYETNTDRYDGIVCVGGDGMFSEVLHGLIGRTQRDAGVDQNQPRAALVPSPLRIGIIPAGSTDCVCFSTVGTNDVETSALHIIVGDSLSMDVSSVHHNGALLRYSVSLLGYGFYGDIIKDSEKKRWMGLVRYDFSGLKTFLSHHCYEGTVSFLPARHTVGSPRDRKPCRAGCFVCRQSRQQLEEEQKKSLYGLENTEEVEEWKVVCGKFLAINATNMSCACPRTPRGLSPAAHLGDGSSDLILIRKCSRFNFLRFLVRHTNQCDQFDFAFVEVYRVKKFQFLSKHTEDEDSDLKERGKARFGPVCSDSPPCCCPVSNSSWNCDGEVLSSSNIEVRVHCQLVRLFARGIEEDAKESDS from the exons ATGCCTGCTGTGTGCCCATCTCCGAGATCATCACCGTAGAGGAAACAGACACTCACGGGAAGCGCTACAGCAGCGGAAAGTGGCAGAAGATGGAAAAGCCCTTTGCTTTCACAG TGCACTGCGTGAAGAgagcccgccgccgccgctggaAGTGGGCGCAGGTCACTTTCTGCTGTGCCGAGGAGCCGCTGTGTCACCTGTGGCTGCGCGTCCTGCAGGAGCTGCTGGGGGGGCTCA CATCGAGACCAAAGCATTTGCTGGTGTTCATTAATCCGTTCGGAGGGAAGGGACAAGGCAAGCGGATCTATGAGCGGAAAGTGGCGCCACTGTTTACCTTAGCCTCCATCACCACCGAAATAATCG TTACTGAACATGCGAACCAGGCCAAGGAGATGCTATATGAGACCAACACGGACAGATACGACGG AATCGTCTGCGTCGGTGGAGATGGCATGTTCAGCGAGGTCTTGCACGGCCTGATCGGCAGGACGCAGCGGGACGCCGGCGTGGACCAGAACCAGCCCAGGGCAGCGCTGGTGCCCAGCCCACTCAGAATCGGCATCATCCCGGCGG ggTCGACAGACTGTGTGTGTTTTTCGACGGTGGGCACCAACGATGTGGAAACGTCCGCCCTGCACATCATCGTGG GGGACTCGCTGTCCATGGACGTGTCCTCCGTGCATCACAATGGCGCGCTGCTGCGGTACTCCGTGTCCCTCCTGGGCTACGGCTTCTACGGGGACATCATCAAGGACAGCGAGAAGAAGCGGTGGATGGGTCTCGTCAGATACGACTTCTCAG GTTTGAAGACCTTCCTGTCCCATCACTGCTACGAAGGGACGGTGTCTTTTCTGCCGGCGCGACACACGGTGGGGTCTCCACGGGACAGGAAGCCCTGCCGGGCGGG GTGCTTCGTGTGCCGGCAAAGCAGgcagcagctggaggaggagcagaagaagtCGTTGTACGGTTTGGAGAACACGG AGGAGGTGGAGGAGTGGAAGGTGGTCTGCGGGAAGTTCCTGGCCATCAACGCCACAAACATGTCCTGCGCTTGTCCCCGGACCCCCCGGGGCCTCTCCCCGGCCGCGCACTTGGGGGACGGCTCTTCTGACCTCATCCTTATCCGGAAATGCTCCCGGTTCAACTTCCTGCGGTTTCTGGTCAGGCACACCAACCAGTGCGACCAG TTTGATTTCGCTTTTGTCGAAGTTTATCGTGTGAAGAAATTCCAGTTTCTGTCGAAGCACACGGAGGACGAGGACAGCGACCTCAAGGAGAGGGGGAAGGCGCGCTTCGGGCCCGTGTGCAGCGACTCCCCGCCCTGCTGCTGCCCCGTGTCCAACAGCTCCTGGAACTGCGACGGGGAGGTCCTGAGCAGTTCCAACATCGAGGTCAG GGTCCACTGCCAGCTGGTTCGCCTCTTTGCGCGGGGAATCGAGGAGGACGCGAAGGAGTCCGACAGCTGA